From Mucilaginibacter rubeus, a single genomic window includes:
- a CDS encoding SusD/RagB family nutrient-binding outer membrane lipoprotein gives MKIKSLIPFALLLTMGMVSITSCQKGDLINNPNVAGSSSIVPLSLLLNHLTATLIRSDEQPFGYTSVADQYIVANYSYYRGTNTYNLGNSADSYDILKYALKLEQQATAQLGNQTNKYYALGEFFKAYSGVWLSQRVGDIPFSQAGDPSNLTPKYDTQHDVYKAALAQLETANTLIGALVTANPSLANTAIDANSGDIFGLTYQQWQKVINAYRLRILISLSKRATDNTDLQIPQQFAAILGNSTKYPLMTGNGDNLVYRFNAVNRYSTFSLGLNPYNNFANPGSTYINIETSTSDPRLFVTSTPAPLQISGGKAIGDFSAYVGSDINQAQPALLTNSNNGVYSFSNYTRYYVSATGANAEPFVFIGYSEMCFNIAEGINRGWATGSTSTWYNNGINASLALYGLTNGQSLTVTFPISSTEPSINPKNLKQGDTWGTATVDLPSFMAKVAYAGDNAAGLAQILTQKYISMFNNSGWEAFYNFRRTGIPAFTQGGSGIGTPNNLIPRRWLYPASEGAYNAANNKAALSSQFGGTDDPTKDTWLTK, from the coding sequence ATGAAAATAAAATCATTAATCCCATTCGCCTTGTTGTTAACAATGGGCATGGTATCGATAACCAGCTGTCAGAAAGGGGATTTGATCAATAACCCCAACGTGGCAGGCTCCAGCTCAATAGTGCCTTTGTCATTATTGCTGAACCACCTTACCGCAACATTGATCCGCAGCGATGAGCAGCCTTTTGGTTATACTTCTGTTGCCGATCAATACATTGTTGCTAACTATTCGTACTACAGGGGTACCAACACCTATAACTTAGGTAACAGTGCCGATAGTTACGATATATTAAAGTATGCTTTGAAACTTGAGCAACAGGCTACAGCTCAGTTAGGTAATCAAACCAATAAATACTATGCTTTGGGCGAGTTTTTTAAAGCCTATTCAGGTGTTTGGTTAAGCCAAAGGGTAGGGGACATTCCGTTTTCACAAGCAGGTGATCCGTCTAACCTTACTCCTAAATATGATACACAGCATGATGTTTATAAGGCAGCACTTGCTCAACTGGAAACTGCTAATACATTAATTGGTGCATTGGTAACCGCTAACCCAAGCCTTGCCAATACCGCTATTGATGCTAATAGCGGCGATATTTTTGGCCTTACCTATCAGCAATGGCAAAAGGTGATCAATGCTTACCGTTTGCGTATCCTGATCAGCTTAAGCAAACGTGCTACCGATAATACCGATTTGCAGATTCCTCAACAGTTTGCAGCTATATTGGGTAACTCAACCAAGTATCCGCTTATGACCGGCAATGGTGATAACCTGGTTTATCGTTTCAACGCGGTTAACCGTTATTCAACTTTTTCACTGGGCTTAAACCCTTACAATAATTTTGCTAACCCAGGCAGTACTTATATCAATATCGAAACTTCAACATCAGATCCGCGTTTGTTCGTGACTTCAACACCTGCTCCATTACAGATCAGCGGTGGTAAAGCTATCGGCGATTTCTCGGCCTACGTTGGTTCTGATATAAACCAGGCGCAACCAGCCTTGTTGACCAACTCAAATAACGGTGTTTATTCATTCAGCAACTACACCCGTTACTATGTTTCGGCAACCGGTGCCAATGCCGAGCCGTTTGTATTTATCGGGTACTCTGAAATGTGCTTTAACATTGCCGAAGGTATCAACAGGGGATGGGCTACAGGCAGCACCTCAACCTGGTATAACAACGGTATTAATGCGTCATTAGCATTATACGGTTTAACTAATGGCCAGTCTTTAACTGTTACCTTCCCAATTTCATCAACCGAGCCTTCAATTAACCCTAAAAATCTTAAGCAAGGCGATACCTGGGGTACAGCCACTGTAGACCTCCCTTCATTTATGGCTAAAGTTGCTTATGCAGGTGATAACGCGGCTGGTTTAGCACAGATCCTTACCCAAAAATATATTTCTATGTTTAACAACTCGGGCTGGGAGGCATTCTATAACTTCAGGAGAACAGGTATACCTGCGTTTACCCAGGGTGGTAGCGGTATTGGTACACCAAACAACCTGATCCCTCGTCGCTGGTTGTATCCTGCCTCTGAAGGCGCATACAACGCGGCAAATAATAAAGCAGCGCTGTCATCGCAATTTGGTGGCACCGATGATCCTACTAAGGATACCTGGTTAACTAAATAA
- a CDS encoding tyrosine-protein phosphatase translates to MKNIVLSILTVVALAGSVNAQVVDSAKRKVELQGAVNFRDLGGYTTKDGHHVKWGKIYRSADMSKLTDQDLATLAERKIAYDVDLRGTQESKQAPDRMNPNTDYVLCPAGSDNVGNMMQSFKGKTHGDSIMVDYYSNTTYLADRYKPFFGKLLAMPEDKSLVFHCTAGKDRTGIGAALLLYSLGVPYETIMKDYEASNYYRAAENEKMAKQMVQFMKVNEGVAKDVVAVKKEYLDATFTAIKKQYGSVDNYLKTQVGLTNNDIKALKAKFLE, encoded by the coding sequence ATGAAGAACATAGTTTTATCAATATTGACCGTTGTGGCCCTTGCGGGCAGTGTAAACGCCCAGGTAGTAGACAGTGCTAAGCGCAAAGTTGAATTACAGGGAGCGGTAAATTTCCGCGATCTGGGTGGTTACACTACAAAAGACGGACATCATGTAAAGTGGGGTAAAATATACCGCAGTGCCGATATGAGCAAACTTACCGATCAGGATCTGGCAACGTTAGCCGAACGTAAAATTGCTTACGATGTTGATTTGCGTGGTACGCAGGAATCAAAACAAGCGCCCGACCGCATGAATCCCAATACCGATTATGTTTTATGCCCTGCGGGAAGCGATAACGTAGGCAATATGATGCAAAGCTTTAAAGGTAAAACTCATGGCGACTCGATCATGGTAGATTATTATAGCAATACAACTTACCTTGCCGACAGGTATAAACCGTTTTTTGGTAAACTGCTGGCTATGCCCGAAGATAAAAGCCTGGTATTTCATTGCACTGCTGGTAAAGACCGCACAGGCATCGGCGCTGCGCTGCTGTTATATAGTTTAGGTGTGCCGTACGAAACCATTATGAAGGACTACGAAGCCTCAAACTATTATCGCGCAGCTGAAAATGAAAAAATGGCTAAGCAAATGGTTCAGTTCATGAAAGTGAATGAAGGTGTGGCTAAAGATGTGGTGGCTGTAAAAAAAGAATACCTTGATGCTACCTTCACTGCCATCAAAAAGCAATACGGATCAGTTGATAACTATCTTAAAACACAGGTAGGGTTAACTAACAATGATATCAAAGCGCTTAAAGCTAAATTCTTAGAATAG
- a CDS encoding PKD-like domain-containing protein, with protein MNNRLLVLLFLLLSFKAKAQNCTLNVNLTATSTTICSGSSVVLTAEATSGTAPYTYLWSTGETASAISVNKSGTYTVTVTDKTSGCKGVTKSVIIVAANTPAAPTAKSVVVCQNSTATLTATGPGGDYQWFDAPVDGNFLGGSSTFTTPPITASVTYYVQTTVAGCTSPRAPVSVYITGRPEVVSAATCLGGVVTLSASGGQSYTWYASADGGTALQTGSSFVTPPLTKTTTYYVVAVINGCTSLPTPVTAWVNAPPPTPVAANANICSGSVATLHADASAGFFQWFDVPTGGTPLISSPDYTTSVLTASKTYYVQTVLGDCVSQRVPVTVSVNPIPVAPEPQTITVCNGSVATLTAAVNPTGTYAWYDAPTGGRLLKSGLKFTTPALTKTTTYYLENTSVAGCTSDRAPVKVNVNPFIVAPVANGAAICYGSIATLTAISAGNGTYQWYDAPTGGKLLSSQAGYTTPALTTSTTYYVQTTVGDCASARTAVPVTVIPQVAAPQVPATTVCYNGSVVLTATGSGAGFTWYDSALGGKILSSGSTYVTPNLTANATYYVESASNDCISARTAVTVKVNPQPSAPTASNTSVCSGTSARLTATGDGDILWFASPTSASPLFTGSTFNTPIISEQTTYYIQSRVGDCLSTRAPVTVSINSAGDTQFLYTSGTFSPLSPNPKPIITNPSGGTFSASPAGLVFADVHTGEIDVKASAPGKYIITLTGNGQCSSTYSAGVEIVSIFDAKFSYGGPFCQYGANPKPMFPPTSSAGTFSAIPSGLTFASTSTGEINLSKTTPGTYEVTNTIYNPDGTVGSSATAKVTIEAGALVKAGLDQNIKAGEIVYLTGSIMGVNGGKWSGGLGKFAKATDPVTTYTPAPGEKQVTLTLTSNDPPGNCGPGFDRVVINIGSTLQAPIASGTNTCMGSIATVSATGPGGTYRWYDAAENGTLLSTGPNFITPALTQTTTYYVNTTANGLTSDMTAVTVTVNVPPTAPVASSIGACEGSQTTLTATGSPGTYQWYDAPVGGTLLSVKSTYVTPALIANTSYYVQAVVNGCISERTKVDVTIKPLPVITSGSADNVCSGVQQSYSITADQAGTTFLWSRAVVDGISNAAVSGQTSAQITETLINTKKDPVDVTYLITPVSNGCSGTPFSYVVTVYPTPQVTSAPTGTLCNMTASNYTITFSIPGVSSSWSRDAVPGISNLAVSGQMAGTVREILFNTTNAPVDVAYVYNYQTSNCAGLPFKWVVKVNPSVNVTSSASGQACSGEPLNYTITSNVQSATFTWSRAAVPGISNAAVTNKTGNKIDEILVNKGASPVNVLYVITPSAFECDGAPFAYVVKVNPEVQVPDMRTNSPVCVNSTIKLNVPTTPNATYTWTGPNGFKSALQNPEIKNVTTDMTGTYSLYITVNGCSSPVVSKEVVVNKPPTSSAGSNILACVTDQYIQLAGRIGGGTTTGVWSKKGSNPGQFLPSANEQNAKYEPTAEDKAAGSVTLVLTSTSKDDCTIATSEMTINFGKTPGTNAGPDLEVCARPDPIKLDGNVLISGGGKWTSSGTGTMQFAENAQGAVYTPSDEDVKSGSVKLTLTANAPGQCYTASDDMVVKFIPPPTVNAGGIRYVLKNHTITLTPTVSDENVQYLWLPDIGLSNNKVKEPVLTGDADIVYTLYVTDVRGCVNQSQTIIKVSPDITVPNTFTPNGDGFNDFWEVKGLVAYESSTVDVFNRYGERLFHSIGYGVPWDGNFNGRQLPAGTYYYIIDLKTGKPPLSGSVTILR; from the coding sequence ATGAACAACCGTTTATTAGTATTATTATTCCTGTTATTGTCATTTAAAGCAAAAGCGCAAAACTGCACTTTGAATGTCAATCTCACGGCAACGTCAACCACCATCTGTTCGGGCAGTTCTGTGGTGTTAACAGCCGAAGCTACTTCGGGGACCGCGCCGTATACCTATTTGTGGAGCACAGGCGAAACCGCGTCGGCCATCAGTGTAAATAAATCTGGTACTTATACGGTAACCGTTACCGATAAAACATCCGGTTGCAAGGGTGTTACAAAAAGTGTAATCATTGTTGCAGCTAATACTCCGGCTGCTCCAACGGCTAAAAGTGTGGTGGTTTGTCAAAATAGCACGGCAACGCTTACGGCTACAGGCCCTGGTGGCGATTATCAATGGTTTGATGCTCCGGTTGATGGTAATTTTTTAGGGGGCTCAAGTACTTTTACTACGCCACCAATAACAGCATCAGTCACTTATTATGTGCAAACTACCGTTGCAGGCTGTACCAGCCCGCGCGCGCCGGTTTCTGTATACATAACCGGTCGGCCTGAAGTTGTAAGTGCCGCAACTTGTTTGGGTGGAGTAGTTACGCTATCGGCAAGCGGGGGGCAAAGCTATACCTGGTATGCATCGGCGGATGGGGGAACTGCTTTGCAAACAGGGTCATCATTTGTTACACCGCCATTAACTAAAACTACCACCTATTATGTTGTAGCTGTAATTAACGGATGCACCAGTTTACCCACGCCGGTTACAGCCTGGGTTAATGCGCCGCCGCCAACCCCGGTGGCTGCAAATGCCAACATTTGCTCGGGGTCAGTTGCAACTTTACATGCAGACGCATCTGCAGGCTTTTTTCAATGGTTTGACGTGCCAACAGGTGGTACACCGCTTATTTCAAGCCCTGATTATACAACGTCGGTATTAACCGCAAGTAAAACCTACTATGTGCAAACGGTACTTGGTGATTGTGTAAGTCAGCGCGTACCGGTAACAGTATCAGTTAATCCAATACCCGTAGCACCGGAACCGCAAACCATTACTGTTTGTAATGGTTCGGTAGCCACATTAACAGCAGCTGTAAATCCTACCGGCACATATGCATGGTATGATGCACCAACAGGTGGCCGCTTACTAAAATCCGGATTGAAATTTACAACTCCGGCGTTAACCAAAACCACTACTTATTATCTTGAAAATACTTCGGTGGCAGGTTGTACAAGCGATCGGGCACCGGTAAAAGTGAATGTTAACCCATTCATAGTAGCACCGGTTGCCAATGGTGCTGCAATTTGCTATGGCTCTATAGCTACGTTAACTGCAATCTCGGCAGGTAATGGTACCTATCAATGGTATGATGCTCCGACTGGGGGCAAACTTCTGTCATCGCAGGCAGGATATACTACACCGGCTTTAACAACAAGCACTACTTATTACGTGCAAACTACTGTTGGTGATTGTGCCAGTGCCAGGACAGCCGTACCAGTAACTGTTATTCCGCAAGTAGCTGCACCCCAGGTGCCTGCTACTACTGTTTGCTATAATGGGTCGGTAGTGCTTACCGCGACAGGTAGCGGTGCAGGTTTTACCTGGTATGATAGTGCTTTAGGAGGTAAGATCCTCTCATCAGGCTCAACATATGTTACGCCCAATTTGACGGCAAATGCAACGTATTATGTTGAAAGTGCCTCGAATGATTGTATCAGTGCCCGCACGGCGGTTACTGTTAAGGTAAATCCGCAACCATCAGCTCCAACAGCTTCTAATACTTCGGTTTGTTCCGGAACATCGGCCAGGTTAACAGCCACCGGCGATGGAGACATCCTTTGGTTTGCAAGCCCAACATCGGCAAGCCCACTGTTTACCGGTAGTACATTTAACACCCCGATCATCTCCGAACAAACAACTTACTATATTCAAAGCAGGGTAGGTGATTGCTTAAGTACCCGCGCACCTGTTACGGTTTCTATCAATTCGGCAGGCGACACGCAGTTTCTTTATACTTCAGGCACTTTTAGTCCGCTTAGCCCTAATCCTAAGCCAATAATTACTAATCCATCGGGTGGTACTTTCAGCGCTTCGCCGGCTGGTTTGGTTTTTGCAGATGTTCATACCGGCGAGATTGACGTTAAGGCAAGTGCACCAGGTAAATATATTATTACCCTAACTGGGAATGGCCAATGTTCGTCAACCTATAGTGCCGGGGTTGAAATTGTTTCCATATTTGATGCCAAGTTTAGCTACGGAGGCCCGTTTTGCCAGTATGGGGCCAACCCAAAACCAATGTTTCCGCCAACTTCAAGTGCCGGTACTTTTTCGGCAATACCCTCGGGCCTGACGTTTGCCAGCACATCAACAGGCGAAATCAATTTAAGTAAAACAACGCCTGGTACTTATGAAGTTACCAATACCATTTATAACCCGGACGGTACCGTGGGTAGCTCAGCTACTGCAAAAGTAACCATAGAGGCAGGCGCATTGGTAAAAGCAGGGCTTGACCAAAATATAAAAGCCGGAGAAATCGTATATTTAACAGGTAGCATAATGGGTGTTAACGGAGGTAAATGGTCGGGTGGATTGGGCAAATTTGCTAAGGCTACAGATCCTGTTACCACTTATACACCAGCCCCAGGCGAAAAACAAGTAACGCTTACTTTAACATCAAACGATCCTCCGGGCAATTGCGGGCCAGGGTTTGACAGGGTTGTTATCAACATAGGTTCAACTTTGCAGGCTCCGATTGCATCAGGCACTAATACCTGTATGGGAAGCATCGCTACAGTATCCGCTACAGGCCCCGGCGGTACATATCGCTGGTATGATGCGGCGGAAAACGGTACACTGTTGTCGACGGGCCCTAACTTTATTACCCCGGCGCTCACGCAAACAACCACGTACTATGTAAATACTACGGCCAACGGCCTAACCAGCGATATGACGGCGGTAACTGTAACGGTTAACGTGCCCCCAACAGCGCCGGTAGCCAGCAGCATAGGAGCATGTGAAGGCAGTCAAACTACCTTAACGGCTACCGGTTCGCCAGGTACATATCAGTGGTATGACGCGCCGGTTGGAGGAACTTTGCTATCTGTCAAAAGTACTTACGTAACACCTGCCCTTATTGCCAATACAAGCTATTATGTACAGGCCGTAGTAAATGGTTGTATCAGCGAACGTACTAAGGTTGATGTAACAATTAAACCGCTACCGGTTATTACCAGTGGTTCGGCCGATAATGTTTGCAGTGGTGTGCAGCAGAGTTATTCCATTACTGCTGATCAGGCTGGCACCACATTTTTATGGTCACGTGCGGTGGTAGATGGGATAAGCAATGCCGCGGTATCCGGTCAAACATCGGCACAAATAACCGAAACTTTAATTAACACTAAGAAAGATCCTGTTGATGTTACTTATTTAATAACTCCTGTATCTAATGGTTGCTCTGGTACGCCGTTTAGTTATGTGGTAACGGTTTACCCTACGCCACAGGTTACAAGTGCGCCAACAGGTACTTTGTGTAATATGACCGCCAGCAATTACACCATAACTTTTAGTATTCCCGGTGTAAGTTCAAGCTGGTCGAGAGATGCTGTTCCCGGTATCAGCAATCTGGCTGTATCAGGGCAAATGGCTGGCACTGTCCGCGAGATATTGTTTAATACAACCAATGCTCCTGTTGATGTTGCCTATGTTTATAATTATCAAACAAGTAACTGTGCCGGTTTGCCTTTTAAATGGGTTGTAAAAGTTAATCCATCGGTGAATGTTACCAGCAGCGCTTCCGGTCAGGCCTGTAGTGGAGAGCCACTTAATTATACCATTACTTCCAATGTTCAGTCGGCAACGTTTACCTGGAGCCGTGCTGCTGTACCAGGAATCAGCAACGCCGCGGTAACCAATAAAACCGGCAACAAGATTGATGAAATACTGGTTAATAAAGGGGCGTCACCTGTAAACGTGCTTTATGTTATCACACCATCGGCATTTGAATGTGATGGTGCCCCATTTGCCTACGTGGTAAAAGTTAATCCCGAAGTGCAGGTACCAGATATGAGAACAAACTCGCCCGTATGTGTGAACAGTACCATTAAATTGAATGTACCAACCACGCCAAATGCAACTTATACCTGGACAGGCCCTAACGGTTTTAAATCGGCCCTGCAAAATCCGGAGATTAAGAATGTGACAACCGATATGACTGGCACTTATTCTTTGTATATCACCGTTAATGGTTGCAGCAGTCCTGTAGTTTCAAAAGAGGTTGTAGTGAACAAACCGCCTACTTCATCTGCAGGTTCTAATATTTTAGCTTGTGTTACCGATCAGTACATTCAATTGGCAGGTAGGATAGGAGGTGGCACTACTACCGGTGTCTGGTCCAAAAAAGGATCTAACCCTGGTCAGTTTTTACCTTCTGCCAACGAACAGAATGCAAAATATGAGCCTACAGCCGAAGATAAAGCCGCCGGGTCTGTAACATTAGTGCTTACATCTACCAGTAAAGATGACTGTACTATTGCAACATCAGAAATGACCATAAACTTCGGTAAAACACCGGGTACAAATGCTGGTCCCGATCTGGAAGTTTGTGCCCGCCCCGACCCGATTAAGCTGGATGGTAATGTGTTGATATCCGGAGGTGGCAAGTGGACAAGCTCTGGTACGGGCACAATGCAATTTGCTGAAAATGCCCAGGGAGCGGTTTATACACCATCAGATGAGGATGTCAAAAGCGGATCGGTGAAACTTACCCTTACCGCAAACGCGCCGGGGCAGTGCTACACAGCCAGTGATGATATGGTAGTTAAATTTATTCCGCCGCCAACCGTAAACGCTGGCGGGATACGGTACGTGCTAAAAAATCATACCATCACCTTAACCCCAACCGTAAGCGATGAAAATGTTCAATACTTATGGTTACCTGATATAGGCTTGAGCAATAATAAAGTAAAAGAACCCGTGTTAACCGGCGACGCTGATATTGTTTATACGCTTTATGTTACTGATGTTAGGGGCTGTGTTAACCAAAGCCAGACCATTATTAAAGTGTCGCCCGATATTACTGTTCCAAATACTTTTACCCCTAATGGCGACGGTTTCAATGATTTTTGGGAAGTGAAAGGCTTGGTAGCTTACGAAAGCTCGACAGTTGATGTATTTAACAGGTACGGTGAAAGATTATTCCATTCGATAGGCTACGGTGTGCCATGGGATGGCAACTTTAACGGACGGCAATTACCGGCAGGCACCTATTATTATATCATCGATCTGAAAACGGGGAAACCGCCTTTATCTGGTTCGGTAACTATATTGCGATAG
- a CDS encoding SusC/RagA family TonB-linked outer membrane protein, with protein sequence MKQNLLKISRLLLVMIVCMFTYSSLQAQTLTIRGIVLDDNNQPLPGVSVTIKDTKQGGLTNEGGRFTISASKGQTLVFHTIGFTTQEVVIGTEVYISVNLKSDTKALSEVVVTALGVKKEFQKLGYSQSQVRGDAMTTARDANPLNSLSGKIAGLSIGANAEFAGAPTVVLRGSKDVLYVVDGEPVNSDTYDYNADDVETYTVLKGPNAAALYGFRGINGAIIITTKRGSKDKKGWQVDFNSTTELEKGFLVLPKSQTEYGRGSNFAYTYGNVLYDNTQRLPEWGPRFDGVFQTQQYDSPYDPATGIRQKTPWVARGAKNFENFVQTGVTSTNSLSIAASGSNYDMHISYGHTYQKGDFPNTKLNIDNFKIAAGYDITPKLRVEGDLNLNQLYSPNIPDVDYSPQSYVYMFKVYGSADYDVNALKNIYQGPQGVPGLQQYAQEYGRLNNPYFIADKWLKGRTKQTIYGSLKLSYKITQDLNVSLREALNTYDEQNTEQVPAGANLNQYLSWYTFGWYGDYRQDDRNLLDNNTDLTFTYNHKFGDWNISGLLGGNARSFSYKSDWGTTQVLALPGVYNLNNSAGKPYIYNFDSKMQVYSGYYSFDFGYKNYFSINTTNRVDHLSTLPSGNNTFFYPSVAISSVVGDYIKLPEFISFLKVRGSFADVKGGLTSPTIGTSYNALNSTALGTGWNSKPVTGLLGYGTELYTPYNGPTYLNASPIATGTFYNGTPSVTLSNTISNDKIKPFDVKSYEAGFDAKFLGNRLGLNGTYFTTENGPNIFPLGVATSTGNTNQLVNGVTTRKRGFEIELMGSVLKNPNGLNWDVNVNYSTYKETIKSIYPGVSTLQQNNHNYVVGDRPDAIYGTKFVRDGNGNIVNTYSVDASGKVSGGVPLTSPGGISNQGLLGYANPDFSFGITNTFTYKGFILSFQFDGRIGGKIYDRTYYQAMNGGTDLETATGAFGAARLAEWNSTKEGTVGATPSYVGPGVHIVSGTPVFVGGQIANLKDLTFAPNTIPVTVQSYVSSGIGGNFDEYYMISRSYAKLREASIGYSLPASILRGSFIKKVTFSVVGRNLLYFAARKDIDLDQFASGYNASDRSLVGGNGGSDLESPTARRFGFNLHLTF encoded by the coding sequence ATGAAACAAAATTTACTTAAAATTTCACGATTGCTGCTGGTTATGATAGTTTGCATGTTTACTTATAGTAGCCTGCAAGCTCAAACCTTAACAATCAGGGGTATCGTTTTAGACGATAACAATCAGCCGCTTCCGGGTGTAAGCGTGACAATTAAAGACACCAAACAAGGCGGCCTTACCAACGAAGGTGGTCGTTTTACCATATCAGCAAGCAAAGGTCAAACGCTTGTTTTCCATACTATCGGTTTTACTACCCAGGAAGTAGTAATAGGTACAGAAGTTTATATTTCTGTTAACTTAAAATCTGATACCAAAGCTTTATCTGAGGTTGTGGTAACAGCCCTGGGCGTTAAAAAAGAGTTTCAAAAATTAGGTTATTCACAATCACAGGTTAGAGGTGACGCGATGACAACAGCGCGTGACGCAAACCCTTTAAACTCACTGTCTGGTAAAATTGCCGGTTTAAGTATTGGTGCGAATGCTGAATTTGCAGGTGCTCCAACAGTGGTATTACGTGGTAGTAAAGACGTATTATATGTAGTTGACGGCGAGCCGGTAAACTCCGATACATATGATTACAATGCCGATGACGTTGAAACTTACACCGTACTGAAAGGCCCTAACGCGGCAGCTCTGTATGGTTTCCGCGGTATCAACGGTGCTATCATCATCACTACCAAAAGAGGTTCAAAAGATAAAAAAGGCTGGCAGGTTGATTTCAACAGTACTACCGAGCTGGAAAAAGGCTTCCTGGTATTGCCAAAAAGCCAAACCGAGTATGGTCGTGGTAGTAACTTTGCCTATACTTACGGTAACGTATTATATGATAACACGCAGCGTTTGCCTGAGTGGGGCCCTCGTTTTGATGGCGTTTTCCAAACACAACAATATGACAGCCCTTATGATCCTGCAACAGGTATCAGGCAAAAAACACCTTGGGTAGCACGTGGTGCAAAAAACTTTGAAAATTTTGTGCAAACCGGTGTTACCAGTACCAACTCATTATCAATCGCGGCCAGCGGATCAAACTATGATATGCACATTTCTTATGGCCATACTTATCAAAAAGGTGATTTTCCTAACACTAAATTAAATATCGACAACTTTAAAATAGCTGCGGGTTACGATATTACCCCAAAACTGCGTGTTGAAGGTGATTTGAACCTTAACCAGTTATATTCTCCAAACATTCCTGACGTTGATTATAGCCCTCAAAGTTATGTATACATGTTTAAGGTATACGGCTCTGCAGATTATGATGTAAACGCGCTAAAAAATATCTACCAGGGTCCACAGGGTGTTCCTGGTTTGCAGCAGTATGCTCAGGAATATGGTCGTCTGAATAACCCTTACTTTATCGCCGATAAATGGCTTAAAGGCAGAACCAAACAAACTATTTACGGATCATTAAAGCTTAGCTACAAAATCACTCAGGATTTGAACGTTAGCTTACGCGAAGCTTTGAATACCTATGATGAGCAAAATACGGAGCAGGTACCTGCAGGCGCCAACCTTAACCAATACCTTTCATGGTATACTTTTGGCTGGTATGGCGATTACAGGCAGGACGACCGTAACCTGTTAGATAACAATACCGACCTTACCTTTACTTACAACCACAAATTTGGTGACTGGAATATCTCTGGTTTATTAGGTGGTAATGCAAGGTCATTCTCATACAAATCTGACTGGGGTACAACTCAGGTGTTGGCCTTGCCGGGTGTATATAACCTTAACAACTCTGCCGGTAAACCTTATATCTACAATTTTGATTCAAAAATGCAGGTATACAGCGGTTACTACTCGTTTGATTTTGGTTACAAAAACTACTTCAGCATTAATACTACAAACCGTGTAGACCACCTGTCAACCTTACCTTCAGGTAACAACACGTTCTTCTATCCGTCAGTAGCTATCAGTAGTGTAGTTGGCGATTATATTAAATTGCCTGAGTTTATCTCATTTTTAAAAGTACGCGGTTCATTTGCCGACGTAAAAGGTGGTTTAACTTCACCAACCATCGGTACTTCATATAATGCTTTAAATTCAACCGCATTAGGTACTGGCTGGAACTCAAAACCGGTTACCGGATTATTAGGTTACGGTACCGAGTTATATACTCCATACAACGGTCCAACTTACCTGAATGCTTCTCCTATCGCTACCGGAACTTTCTACAACGGTACGCCTTCGGTTACTTTATCAAATACAATCTCAAACGACAAAATCAAACCTTTCGATGTTAAATCATACGAAGCTGGTTTTGACGCCAAATTCTTAGGAAACCGTTTAGGTTTAAACGGTACTTACTTTACTACCGAGAACGGTCCTAACATTTTCCCATTGGGTGTAGCTACTTCAACTGGTAACACAAACCAATTGGTGAACGGTGTAACTACCCGTAAAAGAGGTTTTGAGATTGAGTTGATGGGTTCTGTATTGAAAAATCCTAACGGCCTTAACTGGGATGTTAACGTAAACTACTCAACTTACAAAGAAACTATTAAATCAATTTATCCGGGCGTATCTACCCTACAGCAAAACAACCATAACTATGTTGTTGGCGACAGGCCAGACGCTATCTACGGTACCAAATTTGTAAGAGATGGTAATGGTAATATCGTTAACACTTATTCGGTTGATGCAAGCGGTAAAGTATCAGGTGGTGTACCGTTAACTTCACCAGGTGGTATAAGCAACCAGGGCTTATTAGGTTATGCTAATCCTGATTTCTCTTTTGGTATCACCAATACATTCACTTACAAAGGCTTTATCTTAAGCTTCCAGTTTGATGGCCGTATAGGTGGTAAAATTTATGACAGAACTTACTACCAGGCAATGAACGGTGGTACCGACCTGGAAACTGCAACCGGCGCATTTGGTGCAGCCCGTTTAGCTGAGTGGAACAGCACTAAAGAAGGTACTGTAGGTGCAACTCCATCATATGTTGGTCCGGGCGTTCACATTGTAAGCGGTACGCCAGTATTTGTTGGTGGCCAGATAGCTAACTTAAAAGACCTGACTTTTGCTCCTAATACCATTCCTGTAACAGTACAGAGCTATGTATCAAGTGGTATCGGTGGTAATTTTGATGAATACTACATGATCAGCCGTTCATATGCAAAATTACGTGAGGCAAGCATTGGCTATTCATTACCTGCAAGCATCTTAAGAGGCTCATTTATCAAGAAAGTAACTTTCTCAGTAGTAGGTAGAAACTTGCTTTATTTTGCAGCACGTAAAGATATTGACCTTGACCAGTTTGCATCAGGCTACAACGCGTCAGATCGTAGTTTGGTTGGTGGAAATGGTGGAAGCGACCTTGAAAGCCCAACAGCCCGTCGCTTTGGTTTCAACCTCCATTTAACATTCTAA